Proteins encoded together in one Terriglobus saanensis SP1PR4 window:
- the rpoB gene encoding DNA-directed RNA polymerase subunit beta, whose product MSSETRAIRSRLDFSKIPTAIQIPNLIEVQRRSYERFLQMDKLPQEREDNGLQSVFTSVFPITDFRNVSELEFVDYSIGNWECKCGYLKGLNHLRTACTSCGHMVITDPFHPGDVLCNFCGTYNKNTPDFCTKCGDPVGLQLKYDQGECEERGMTYSAPLKVTIRLKIYDKDPETGVKTLRDMKEQEVFFGDIPLMSQNGTFIVNGTERVIVSQLHRSPGVFFETANNRSYFLGKIIPYRGSWVEFEYDQKNTLYVRIDRKRKFLGTIFLRALGLRTDEEILKTFYTVDNINVRDQKLFWSVKPEGATNLLGVKPGESVSVNGDEVAPTARKISASTLHKLRGGSVNEVSVENTEFDGAIFAADVVDLTTGELLYEANQEATTDKLHKITQSGCTNFEIFFPDRDDVGNIITNTLKRDSVRKPEEALIEIYRKLRPGDPPTLDTATALFEGMFFDPRKYDFSRVGRLKFNIKLYESQDATNLDKRTLTPEDFYGTIRYLLKLRKNIGLVDDIDHLGNRRVRAVGELMENQFRIGLVRMERAIKEKMSVYQEMSTAMPHDLINAKPVMAAIREFFGSSQLSQFMDQTNPLSEITHKRRLSALGPGGLSRERAGFEVRDVHPTHYGRICPIETPEGPNIGLISSLSCFARINEYGFIESPYRRVKGSQVIDYVAVTNAGESGLRQGDPLEVAEAIKLKKQLKKDGKRVLETEPFSFYLSAWEEDRHTIAQANVELDAEANIKDDLVIARRQGNFILVPKGEVDYVDVSPKQLVSVAASLVPFLEHDDANRALMGANMQRQSVPLLVAEAPFVGTGMEGVTARDSGAVILARRNGIVDSVDSERIIVRVEGEHHPTQLSREVGSDIYQLTKFKRSNQNTCINQKPIVRKGDRVLKGEVIADGPCTEQGELGLGRNVLVAFMPWRGYNFEDAILISEKLVREDYYTSIHIEEFEIEARDTKLGPEEITRDIPNVSEHALRDLDESGIIRIGAKISHNDILVGKVTPKGETQLTPEEKLLRAIFGEKAGDVRDASLTCPPGIEGTVVDVRIFSRKGQEKDERAKAIETEQIEKLERNLADEIRILTDERLKRLEGILGAKEVQADLHDERTNKKLLSKGDLLDRDTIELISTRNLKRIRYADKDPRVNEQIDEIEEMTSRQIDVLRKITNDKIGKLQKGDELSPGVIKMVKVYIAMKRKLSVGDKMAGRHGNKGVIARILPEEDMPYLPDGTPVEIVLNPLGVPSRMNVGQILETHLGWAAFELGKKVAELAAQSQKANEIREIFSEAFKNTAALNQLLELDDTQTIRVAAGMKRGIWFGTAVFDGASEHEIKALLLAAGLPSSGKTELFDGMTGDVFEQPATVGYIYMLKLSHLVDDKIHARSIGPYSLITQQPLGGKAQFGGQRFGEMEVWALEAYGAAYILQELLTSKSDDVFGRTKIYEAIVKGEAAIEPGVPESFNVLIRELQSLCLDVELVKQADLKKTPALPAVAAAD is encoded by the coding sequence ATGTCCAGCGAAACGCGCGCCATCCGCAGCCGTCTCGATTTTTCGAAGATCCCAACTGCCATTCAGATCCCCAATCTCATCGAGGTACAGCGCCGTTCGTATGAGCGCTTCCTGCAGATGGATAAGCTCCCCCAAGAGCGCGAGGACAATGGTCTGCAGTCTGTGTTCACCTCTGTTTTCCCCATTACCGACTTCCGAAACGTTTCGGAGCTCGAGTTTGTCGATTACTCCATCGGCAACTGGGAGTGCAAGTGCGGCTATCTGAAGGGTCTCAATCATCTCCGTACCGCCTGCACCTCGTGCGGACACATGGTCATCACGGACCCGTTCCATCCCGGCGATGTGCTTTGTAACTTCTGCGGAACGTACAACAAGAACACGCCTGACTTCTGCACCAAGTGCGGAGATCCCGTCGGCCTGCAGCTGAAGTACGACCAGGGCGAGTGCGAAGAGCGTGGCATGACCTACTCTGCGCCCCTCAAGGTCACGATCCGTCTGAAGATCTACGACAAGGACCCTGAGACCGGCGTCAAGACCCTGCGCGACATGAAGGAGCAGGAAGTCTTCTTCGGCGATATCCCGCTCATGTCCCAGAACGGTACGTTCATCGTCAACGGTACCGAGCGCGTGATCGTTTCACAGCTTCACCGTTCGCCGGGCGTCTTTTTCGAGACCGCGAACAACCGCAGCTACTTCCTCGGCAAGATCATTCCTTACCGTGGCAGCTGGGTCGAGTTCGAATACGACCAGAAGAACACCCTGTATGTCCGCATCGATCGCAAGCGCAAGTTCCTCGGAACCATCTTCCTGCGCGCGCTCGGTCTGCGTACCGATGAAGAGATCCTCAAGACCTTCTACACGGTGGACAACATCAATGTGCGCGACCAGAAGCTCTTCTGGTCCGTCAAGCCTGAGGGCGCAACCAACCTGCTTGGCGTAAAGCCCGGCGAGTCGGTCAGCGTGAACGGCGATGAAGTCGCACCGACGGCACGCAAGATCTCGGCTTCCACGCTGCATAAGCTGCGTGGCGGAAGCGTCAACGAAGTCTCGGTGGAGAACACCGAGTTCGACGGCGCGATCTTTGCCGCGGACGTTGTGGACCTCACCACCGGCGAGCTTCTGTACGAAGCCAACCAGGAAGCCACGACCGACAAGCTGCACAAGATCACCCAGTCCGGCTGCACCAACTTCGAGATCTTCTTCCCCGACCGCGACGACGTCGGCAATATCATCACGAATACCCTCAAGCGCGACTCCGTGCGTAAGCCTGAGGAAGCTCTCATCGAGATCTACCGCAAGCTGCGTCCGGGCGACCCGCCAACCCTGGATACCGCAACGGCCCTCTTTGAAGGCATGTTCTTCGACCCGCGCAAGTATGACTTCTCGCGCGTTGGCCGTCTCAAGTTCAACATCAAGCTCTACGAGAGCCAGGATGCTACGAACCTCGACAAGCGCACGCTGACCCCCGAGGACTTCTACGGCACGATCCGCTACCTGCTCAAGCTGCGTAAGAACATCGGCCTCGTCGACGATATCGATCATCTCGGCAACCGTCGCGTTCGCGCTGTCGGTGAGTTGATGGAGAACCAGTTCCGCATCGGTCTCGTCCGTATGGAGCGCGCCATCAAGGAAAAGATGAGCGTGTACCAGGAGATGTCGACGGCGATGCCGCACGATCTCATCAACGCGAAGCCGGTGATGGCGGCGATCCGCGAGTTTTTCGGATCCTCGCAGCTCTCGCAGTTCATGGATCAGACTAATCCTCTCTCGGAGATCACGCATAAGCGTCGTCTCTCCGCGCTTGGACCTGGCGGTCTGTCGCGTGAACGCGCCGGCTTCGAAGTACGTGACGTTCATCCGACGCACTACGGCCGTATCTGCCCGATTGAGACGCCTGAAGGTCCGAACATCGGTCTTATCTCTTCGCTCTCCTGCTTCGCCCGCATCAACGAGTACGGCTTCATCGAGTCGCCGTACCGCCGCGTGAAGGGTTCGCAGGTCATCGACTACGTCGCCGTTACCAACGCCGGTGAGTCGGGACTGCGCCAGGGCGATCCGCTCGAAGTCGCAGAGGCGATCAAGCTGAAGAAGCAGCTCAAGAAGGACGGCAAGCGCGTCCTTGAGACCGAGCCCTTCTCCTTCTACCTCTCGGCATGGGAAGAAGATCGTCACACGATCGCACAGGCCAACGTCGAACTCGACGCAGAAGCCAACATCAAGGATGACCTCGTCATCGCGCGTCGCCAGGGTAACTTCATTCTCGTCCCCAAGGGCGAAGTGGATTACGTTGACGTCTCGCCGAAGCAGCTTGTTTCCGTAGCCGCATCGCTCGTTCCGTTCCTCGAGCACGACGATGCGAACCGCGCTCTCATGGGTGCAAACATGCAGCGCCAGTCCGTTCCTCTCCTTGTCGCGGAAGCGCCGTTCGTCGGCACCGGCATGGAAGGCGTCACGGCGCGTGACTCCGGAGCCGTCATCCTCGCACGCCGTAACGGCATCGTGGATTCGGTCGATTCGGAGCGCATCATCGTTCGCGTCGAAGGCGAGCATCACCCCACGCAGCTTTCGCGTGAGGTTGGTTCGGACATCTACCAGCTCACGAAGTTCAAGCGCTCCAACCAGAACACCTGCATCAATCAGAAGCCGATCGTTCGCAAGGGCGACCGCGTTCTGAAGGGTGAGGTGATCGCGGACGGACCCTGCACGGAGCAGGGAGAGCTTGGCCTTGGACGTAACGTCCTGGTCGCCTTCATGCCCTGGCGCGGTTACAACTTCGAAGATGCGATCCTGATCTCGGAAAAGCTGGTCCGCGAGGACTATTACACCTCGATTCATATCGAGGAGTTCGAGATCGAAGCGCGCGACACGAAGCTTGGACCGGAAGAGATCACGCGCGATATTCCCAATGTCTCCGAGCACGCTCTGCGTGATCTGGACGAGTCGGGAATCATTCGCATCGGTGCGAAGATCAGCCACAACGACATCCTCGTCGGCAAGGTAACGCCGAAGGGTGAAACGCAGCTCACGCCGGAAGAGAAGCTCCTCCGCGCGATCTTCGGCGAAAAGGCCGGCGATGTGCGCGATGCTTCCCTGACCTGCCCTCCCGGAATCGAAGGCACGGTCGTTGACGTCCGCATCTTCTCCCGCAAGGGACAGGAGAAGGACGAGCGCGCCAAGGCGATCGAGACCGAGCAGATCGAGAAGCTGGAGCGCAACCTGGCTGACGAGATCCGTATTTTGACCGACGAGCGCCTCAAGCGTCTCGAAGGCATCCTCGGAGCCAAGGAAGTTCAGGCCGATCTCCACGACGAGCGCACCAACAAGAAGCTGCTCTCGAAGGGCGATCTTCTCGACCGCGACACGATCGAACTCATCAGCACGCGTAACCTGAAGCGTATTCGCTACGCCGACAAGGATCCGCGCGTCAACGAGCAGATCGACGAAATCGAAGAGATGACCTCGCGTCAGATCGACGTTCTTCGCAAGATCACCAACGACAAGATCGGCAAGCTGCAGAAGGGCGATGAGCTTTCGCCCGGCGTCATCAAGATGGTGAAGGTATACATCGCGATGAAGCGCAAGCTGTCTGTCGGTGACAAGATGGCCGGACGCCACGGAAACAAGGGCGTGATCGCGCGCATCCTGCCCGAAGAGGACATGCCGTATCTGCCCGACGGCACCCCCGTTGAGATCGTTCTCAATCCGCTCGGCGTTCCTTCTCGTATGAACGTCGGACAGATCCTGGAGACGCATCTTGGCTGGGCAGCGTTCGAACTCGGTAAAAAGGTTGCCGAACTCGCAGCGCAGAGCCAGAAGGCCAACGAGATCCGCGAGATCTTCTCGGAGGCGTTCAAGAACACCGCAGCTCTCAACCAGCTCCTCGAGCTCGACGACACGCAGACCATCCGCGTCGCCGCTGGCATGAAGCGTGGCATCTGGTTCGGTACGGCGGTCTTCGACGGCGCAAGCGAGCACGAGATCAAGGCGCTTCTTCTGGCTGCAGGTCTTCCGTCCTCGGGTAAGACAGAGTTGTTTGATGGTATGACCGGCGATGTCTTCGAACAGCCCGCCACGGTCGGATACATCTACATGCTGAAGCTGTCTCATCTGGTCGACGACAAGATCCACGCTCGTTCCATCGGACCGTACTCCCTCATCACCCAGCAGCCGCTGGGAGGTAAGGCCCAGTTCGGCGGACAGCGCTTCGGAGAGATGGAAGTGTGGGCGCTCGAAGCATACGGCGCGGCATACATTCTCCAGGAGCTGCTCACCTCCAAGTCCGACGATGTCTTTGGTCGTACCAAGATCTACGAAGCCATCGTCAAGGGCGAGGCGGCGATCGAACCCGGCGTGCCCGAGTCGTTCAACGTTCTCATCCGCGAACTGCAGTCGCTCTGCCTCGACGTGGAACTCGTCAAGCAGGCCGATCTGAAAAAGACGCCGGCGCTTCCTGCCGTCGCCGCGGCCGATTAG